In one window of Nodosilinea sp. PGN35 DNA:
- a CDS encoding FeoA family protein — translation MFDRFTVSGAALQVLNVGDRGTISRFTRSDPSTLFHLQSLGLDRGKAIAVTQRHPNFIVSTEDGHLTLPPSLVSAIYVRLAGPNLV, via the coding sequence ATGTTCGATCGGTTTACAGTTTCGGGAGCGGCTTTACAGGTTCTAAACGTGGGCGATCGCGGCACCATTTCCCGGTTCACCCGCAGCGATCCATCAACGCTTTTCCACCTGCAATCCCTGGGCTTAGACCGGGGGAAGGCGATCGCCGTCACCCAGCGCCACCCCAACTTTATAGTCAGCACTGAGGACGGCCATCTGACCCTGCCACCATCGCTGGTCAGCGCGATCTATGTGCGATTGGCAGGCCCCAATCTGGTTTGA